TGGCGACTGCGATGCATCAAATGGCGACAACCGTACATGATGTTGCTGATAACGCCGCAAATGCGGCCGCAGCTGCAAATAAAGCGGATATCGAATCGAAAGCCGGTTCGGCTGTTGTTGAACAAACGATTCATTCCATCAATTCCTTGTCACAAAGCGTAATGGACTCTTCTACGAAGTTGAATGATGTACAGCAAGAAGTTGTCAATATAAGTACGATCTTAGATGTCATTAAGGGTATAGCGGATCAAACCAACTTACTCGCCTTAAATGCCGCAATTGAAGCAGCAAGAGCTGGAGAGCAAGGTCGAGGTTTCGCGGTAGTAGCCGATGAAGTTCGTTCACTTGCGGCTCGGACTCAGGGTTCAACATCTGAGATTCAAACGCTTATTGAGCAGCTTCAAGCGGGTACAGAGAGTACGGTGCAACAAATGAATCAAGGTAAAGTACAAGCTGAAGGCTGTGTTCAGAACGCGGTTAAAACGAGTTCTGCACTTGGTGCAATTAGCAACGCGATTAATGTAATTAACGATATGAATATGCAGATTGCCAGTGCTTCAGAGCAACAAAGCTCTGTTGCAGAGAACATTAACGAAAATGTTTTAAACGTGAAGCGCATTGCGGAAGAGAACTCAGTAGCCGCAAATCAGACACGGGGCTCAAGCACCGAAATAGCGAAGTTGGCGGAGCAACTCAACCAATTAGTTTCTCACTTTAAAGTATAGACATATAAAAAGAGGGGTTTTATACCCCTCACCTCAACTTGATATTATTTCGCTTTTTTAATCGATCTCTCGGTGTATAATCGAGCCAACTAAGATTCCCATTTCCTGCTTAGAGCCCCGGATAACGTAAGGTTATTAATAACAACAATGAAATATAAAAAAGATATTGATCCCCTCGCAAACTCCCAGTTATTTGATGTCTTACAACAAGGATTTCTCGCACCGTCTACTTTGCCGTCCGTTGCTCTAGAACTTGAGCGTATTGGTATTACTGCAGACAAAAACTCCACTCTGTTTTTCTCAATCGTTAATCAGAGTTCGAACGCCGTTGTTATTACTGATGTAAACAAAAACATTATCTACGTAAATAAAAAATTTGAACAGCTTAGTGGCTATAGCCTCGAAGATGTTGTTGGTGAAAACCCACGTGTCCTAAAATCTAATCAAACCTCATCAGATACCTATAGAGATATGCACCTTACGTTGCAAGCTGGCAATCAGTGGCGCGGCGTGTTTATTAATGTGCACCGTAATGGAAATCAATATATAGAAGAAGCCGTTATATCCCCTATCTTGAACGATAAAGGGAGTGTCATCTGTTTCTTAGCAGAGAAAAAAGACATTACCGCCCAGAAACATGCCGAGGATAGGGTCAAAAAATTAACTCAGTTCGATAGCCTCACTGAATTACCAAACCGCGCGTTTTTTATTGAAGAAGCTGAGTTTCTCGCTAGCGTAAAACCAACTACCGACAACCATTTTTCAATACTGTTTGCCGACATAGACCGATTTAAAGAACTCAACGATACTCACGGACACCTTTGTGGTGATGGAGCTTTAAAAACGGTTGCCAGACGCTTAACAACGTTGTTGTCTGCTAATGATTTTTTAGCCAGAGTAGACGGCGATGAATTTGTCGTTATACACAGAAATGCGACTAAAAATAGCACTTCGTCTTTGGCAAAGAAGTTGATCGCGTCCTTTTCCGAACCAATCGTAATCCAGGGTCGAGAACACTATTTGGGCGTGAGTATTGGCTCATCAACTTGGCCGACAGATGGCCAGAATTTGGACGAGATATTATCTCGGTCTGATTTAGCAATGCATAGAGCGAAGAGTACTCAGCAAAGTTATGCCTCTTACACCCAAACGCTAGGTAACGAATACGACAGAGAAAAGAAATTGTCTGCAAAGCTAGCAAAGGCGATTGAAAACGAGCAGTTTTTCTTGGTATATCAACCAAAAATCGATCTACACACTAAAAAGGTTATGGGTCTAGAGGCTTTACTCCGTTGGAATGAGCCAGAGCTAGGCTTTATCGGACCTGTCGAATTTATCCCTATTGCTGAAAAACATGGTTTGATCACTGACATAGGCAATTGGGTGATCGTTAATGCCTGTAAACAGATAAACGAGTGGCATGCAGAAGGGTTAAAATTCGAGGGAAAAATTTCAATAAATATCTCGGTTCAACAGATTGAACAACCTAATTTTTACGAACGAACGCTTGCAACAATAAGCAATGAACAGATATCACCAACTCAGATCGAATTGGAAGTGACTGAATCTATATTGATTAAAAATCCTGAAAAAATCATGGCTATTTTGAGCCGTTTGGTGGACGCCGGCTTTACCATTGCTATCGATGACTTTGGAACGGGTTACTCTTCCTTCACCTACTTGAAAAAATTAAAAGCCAGTGTTTTGAAGATTGACCGCTCATTTGTCGCCAATGTCACCGTCAACCGCCAAGACCAGAGTATCGTTCAGTCTATAAGCCATTTTGGCCACAATTTAGGCCTAACTGTGATAGCTGAAGGGGTCGAAACGATTGAACAATCAGATTATCTAGCCTCAATAGGCTGCGATATGGTTCAGGGTTTTTACTACTCAAAACCACTACCAGCCGAAGATGTCGTGCCATTTATAGAAGACAATCAAAATCGAATATAACGCAGCATTCGACATTCTAAACCGATGTAATTTAGAGCCGCGTCACTTTAGAATGGATCGACATTAAATCTAGCCTCTCTTGCTTCAGAAACAGTGCAATCCGTTGCGACCATCAGTTCAGCAAGTGTCGTATTAGGGTTTTCTGTAATGAGTCTCTGCAACTTATCCTGTTTAGATTCTGGAGGTGGTCCACATTCAAGCCGCGTTTGTTCGAGTTTTTCGATGATATAACGCATCCTATCAGGGTGTTTAGCCTTCAACTCTTCTAGAATTTTTTCAAGTTGGGTAAGATTCGCAATAAGCTGCCAGTTTCTTGAACGTCGAATTCGCTTAAGTACGCCCCCTTGCTCAATGATTAATTGTTTTGCCTCTTTAACACCTACTCCACCAATGCGATGTATCAAGGATGGTAAGTGGGTCAGTATATTATCTGTCTCTTTCACAGGTCTCAGTGTCATTGCTCAACGTCTTGTTAATTCTAACAGGGTTGAATACTTACGCCATGCCCTAAAATAACCAAACATGACCACTTTGGTGCTTATGTCGATCTAGGTAACATTTTTTGTTGGATCAAAGCCAGTGTACTCGCGCTAAACGGTATGCGTGTCTATAAATTCAGTTTCTTAAACAATACACCTTAGACAAACTCAGAGGAACCTTTTACATTACTATTAGAAAAGGCGAAAAGGAGAGATGTAATGGACTATGAGCCACATACACAATCTACACTTTCATCCCATAATTACCCTATCGGCACTTATGTTTGTACCACGTGTAATATGACTGTTGATGTACATTCTGATAACCAAAAAACCCCTATTTGCCCATGCTGCGAGCAACCTGTGTTTATTATCGCTGAAGAGCAAAGCTTATTGCGTAAACATAAGTAACTAACGACAATCTATCGTTATTTTTGTATTAATATGTGCCTACGCAGTCGGCAACACAGCCGAAATTAATACCTTGAATTAGTATTTATTCTAGTTACCTAAATTAGCCTGTAGCCATTGATTAAATTCATAGATCTTACGTGACGCCAGTTTATAGCTTGGTATGTGTACGTAGTAGCCATAATTGGTTTTCATTGAAAGATCAAATGGATTCACTAACTGCCCTTTTTCTAGCTGAGCGTCGACCATAAAATCAGGAAGTAGAGCTAAACCAACACCCTCCTTTACCGCTTCTAACGACATGTAGAAATGCTCAAACGCAACACTGTGATAATTAAAGGTGAAAGCGATCTCCTGCTTCCTTTTAAACTGCTCCCATAAATGTGGCCTAGTTACATGAGGTAATAGGATAAGCCTTTGTAAATCGTCGATCGTTTTGACACCTTCGTTTACTAATAAAGCAGGGGATGCAACCAATACTAGGTTTTCTTTTTGCAATAAAGTGGCGTTTTCGTAGTGCTTGGATAAAGGTAAACAACGGACCATAATTTCTGTTTCCAAATCCATTTTTTTTATCATCCCATCACCGGTTTTAATTCTCACGCGAATATTTTTGTTCTTCTTATTGAACGATTCTATTTGCGGTATCAACCATAGGCTGGCAAAGGAAGGTGTCACATTGATGGTCAGTATCTCTTCCACTTGGTCGGTCTGAATTAGACTAGCGGTAGCGTATTGAATAATCTCTAGTGCCTCGACGATTTTTGGCAGATAACGTTTACCAGCATTAGACAGCTCGATACCGTTGATGTGACGTTGAAAAAGCGGTTGACCTAGTTGCAATTCAAGACTTGAAACCTGTTTACTTACCGCTCCCTGCGTCACAGATAGTTCATCTGCTGCCTTCGAAAAGCTCATATTATTCGCCACTGCAATAAATGTTCTAAGCGCCTTTATTGAGGGCAGTTCATTTCCTTTTAGCATCGATTTTCTTCGTCCATTATTCGCTACTCTTAAGATTATTCTTATTACACGTTGACTTCAAAGGCATTGTGTCAATTTCGCCGTTTTTTTCCGACTCAATGCGGTAGAATTAGCGCAAATAATCGTAATAGGAAAATGTATGCGAGTTATATCCTTTGAAGGTACCCCCTATGAACTTGGCTACAAACTAGGACAGGAAGGAAAGTCTATCTTTGCTAGCTATATAAAAAACAGTCCGTGCTTTACTAAACTCCTGCCCTGGCGTGAAAGTGATTGGCTTTCTTCTGTAGACCAACAGATTCAGCAACACTTTCCTCGTATCTATAAAGAGCTACAAGGGTTAGCTGACGGCTGTCAACAAGACTATAAAGACATTCTGTTATGGAACTGCCGTGGTGATTTACTACCAACTGGAGCAGAAGGCTGCACCTCGATAGCAGTCAAGAAGGCAGATAGAGTCATTGTCGCTCATAATGAGGATGGCGACCCAAACTTGCGAGGGCACTGTTTCTTATTAAACGCAACATTAGATAGCAACATACGCCTATTTTCATTTGCCTACCCCTGTTCTATTCCCGGACATACTCTCTGCGCAAATAACCATGGCTTAGTGTATACCGTAAATAATATTCGTTTGGTAGAACAAGGAACCGGGCTACCAAGAATGGTGATATCTCGTGCGCTATTGGAGACCAAGAATTGCGATGAGTTTGTTACCTTGCTTAAAAATCACCAGCGTTCAGGTGGGTTTCATTATACAGTTGCAGATACCACATCAAAACAGCTTTTAAGCGTGGAAGCCCCTTTCCAATCTGTGTCCACACAGAGGGTAGAATTAAAATGCGTTCATGCGAACCATTTGGTTCATAACAAGATCAGTTCGATTAAACAGATCATCACCGAGTCTTCCCAATGCAGACAAAATAGGATGGAAGCGTTAGCTGAGTATTACTCTGATTCAATAGATGAAGAACGATGTTTTCACATATTGCAGGATATCGAGATAGGTGCACTCCCGATATTCAGAACCGAACTGGATGATCCTGATGAAGAAAATACACTTGCAACCGGTGTGTTCACTTTGCGTACTGAAGGCGTTGAAGTAGTAGTCTACGGTATGGAGGATTTTAAGAACCCGCTGATCTATCGTTTTTCATTGAACTAATATGCCGTTACATTAAGAATAATGAAGGCTTCGTTACAAGGTATCGATTGGTCTAACAGCCAAGCCAATCAATACCTTAATCTCTAATTTTAGTTACGGCCGTACTCTGAATAATCCGTCAGTCCGTGTTCTGAGCCACCAAACAGGGTGTTGGGGTTGTGCAGCGTTAATGGATAACCATTTTTAATACGACTGGGTAAATCCGGGTTAGCAATAAATGGACGGCCAAAACCAACCATATCAGCCACACCTTCTTCAATAGCCTGCGCGCCCTTCTCATCATTATAACGACCCGCATAAATTAGCACGCCTTTATAAGCTTCGCGAACCGCCGCTTTAAACTCTTTTGGTGTCTCGGGTGCATCATCCCAATCCACTTCTGCGATATGGATATAGACAACATTTAGCGTATCAAGTAGTGCCGCCGCCGCCGTGTAAGTTTCAACGGGTGTCGCATCCACTGTACCGTTCAGTGAGGTAAAAGGCGCGAGTCGAACACCAACACGGTCAGATCCAATAACGCCTGTCATTGCGCTAACCACTTCACTTAGAAAACGTAAACGATTTTTAATAGAGCCGCCATATTCATCCACTCGAGTATTCGCCTCAGAATCAATAAACTGGTTTATCAAATAGCCGTTTGCAGCGTGCAATTCAATTCCATCAAAACCCGCCTCTAATGCATTTAATGCGGCTTGACGATACTCACCAACAACATGTTGAATATCTGCTTTCGTCATTGCTCTTGGTTCTACCACGTCAACAAAACCGGGTTCATCAGTACCATTATCAATGAATACCTTCACGTTTTCTGCTGTAAGAGCAGATGACGAAAATGGTTGTTCACCACCGATATTATCAGGATGGGTTACTCTTCCAACATGCCAAAGCTGAGCGAAAATAGTACCGCCTTTGGCATGAACTGCGTCAGTTGTCTTCTTCCACCCTCTAATTTGCTCTGGAGTATAGATTCCGGGAGTCCAAGCATAACCTTGACCCATTGCAGAAATTTGAGTGCCTTCCGCGACAATCAGACCGGCCGATGCTCTTTGTCCGTAATATTTCGCCATCATCTCGTTAGCAACGTTACCTGGCTGACTTGCACGCGATCGAGTCATCGGAGGCATGACGATACGGCTTTTAAGTGATAGTTGACCGAGTTTTATTGGTTGGAATAGCGCGTTGCTCATTTTATCATTCCTGTAGATTAGCGAACTTGAGTTATTTCAATAGATAAAGTGTACAGCCAACCAATACCCATATGAAATTATCAAATATTATGTATTCAATAATTTGACGTTATAATACGGTGGCATTGATACGCGGATGCTTCTATGAGTAGACAATAAAACAATTAGTTAACAAATTAACTACATTTGAATCACAAAACCAAAATCTATCAGTATAAAAAACAAACATCACCGGATATATTATCCGTTAATGACTAATTGAATTCACGGAGTGAATATTGTTTTGGTTATCAATACAATGGATTGACGGAGTTAGTTAATGAATATTTCCAGCACCAGCGCCAACCTAGTTCAGCTAAATGATTTTCAACATGAAATGTTATTACTGCTCGATTCGAGCCTCAAAGTTTCAAGGCTAGCAAGTTACCTTGTTGATGATCGGTCACGTCCAATTTGCTATCAGACGTCTAAAATTCAACCATCGATGCATAGAGAGTATTTAGAAGGCTTCTACAAAGAAGACCCTCTTTATCCTGAACATTTCAAGTCCCCAAGAGATCGAATAATAAAGATGAGTGACCTCGTCTCTCCAATGAAACAGCGCTCGAATATTTATTACCAAGATTTCATTAAACCTTGGAAAGTTCAAGAGATTGTCGAACTCTATTTTTATCATAATAACAATCTAATCGGTGGGGCTTCCTTGTTTTTTGATCAGTCTGTTAATCCGCCTTCAAAGGATGACTTCATCCGTTTGGGCGCGCTACATCGATACATCGAATTTAGCTTAGGTCAACAACTCAAAACCGTCACTCAGTTAAGTTTTGATGACTTTTGCGATCAATTTATTCTAACCAATAAAGAACGAGTCGTCCTCCAATTAGCTATTCAAGGGTTGGCAAATAAAGTGATGGCGCAAAAACTAACCTGTAGTCTATCAACCGTTAAAACTCACCTACAGCACCTTTTTGCAAAACTTGAAGTAAACAGTAAGGTAGAAATGATCAATAAAGTGTACAGTTCGAAGTGTATTTTATAATGTGAAAACCGTTATTTTGATAGCACGCAGGCTAGAGCCTCATTACCGCTCTAGTCCGCGTTTAGGTTAAATTTAAGGTCGTTCTGAACTATTTATTGATATTTACAACCTGTAATAGGCTGTTTTCCAGTAACCCCTCTAGTCCAAACTCTACACCAAAACCCGACATTTTACAGCCACCAAATGGCGCATGAGGGAGGACTTCTGCATGGCCGTTTATCCAGACAGATCCACATTCTAGTTGCGAAGAAAGGGCAAGTGCTGCATCTACATCGCCCCATATTGAACCACCAAGGCCAACCTCACTATCATTCGCCATAGCAACAGCTTCGGAAACGTCACTATATGGGATGACAGGGAGCACCGGACCAAACTGTTCTTGCTCGACTATTGCCATCCCATTTGCTGCGTTACCCACAATGGTCGGCGGGTAAAAATAGCCCGTTTTATCTAGTCTAGTGCCACCAACGTAAATTGTCGCACCGTCTCTTTTGGCGTCTTCCACCAACTCCATTACCTTCTCTAACTGTTTTATATTCTGCACTGGTCCAAATGTTGACGTTTGTTCAAACCCATCACCAACGACTTGCTTGTTAGCGATCTCAGCCAGCAATTGACAAAGCTCGTCATGTTGTGACTTATGAACATAAAGGCGCTTCAACGCCGCACATGTTTGCCCCATATTGATGAAAGACGTACCAAAGATACCCTCTGCAATCGCATCTAAATCCGCGTTTGGCAATACTATTCCAGCATCATTACCACCTAATTCAAGAGTTAGTCTTTTCAGGTTACCTGCCGCGGATTTCATAATATGTTGTCCGGTTTGAGTAGAACCAGTGAAGACTATCTTTTCGATGCCCTTGTGCTCACTCATCGCTTTGCCAAGTGAGCCCTCGCCAGAAAGTACGCTAAATACCCCTTTTGGTAATACATCTTGCAGCAATTCCCCAAGCATGAGCGTATTCATCGGAGTTAACTCAGAAGGTTTGTTGATTACCGTATTCCCCATACGAAGTGCAGGAATAATATGCCAAATTGCAATCATTAATGGCCAGTTCCAAGGCGTAATCGATCCCACAACACCGATCGCTTTACGTCGCCCTTCAATGCGTTTGTTTGGCGAATCCTCATATACCTCGACCGGAATCTCGATGCTGGTCGAATGTCGCGTCCACGCAATTGCACCGCCAACTTCCATCTGAGCAAGCGACATCGGTTTCCCTTGCTCTTTTACGATAGTTTCGGCCAATATTTGTGCATTCTTTTCAATTTTGTTCGCAATTTCGTTGATATAATTATCACGCGTTGATTGAGGTAATTGACTCCAACTTTTGAAGGCATTTTTTGACGCTTCAACCGCTGTATTTAGCTGGGCGATAGAAGCCACCGGCGCGTTAAAAGCGACCGTTTCATTCGCAGGGTTTAGGACATTCATTGAAGGCATTTCACCCATGACTGAACAACCATTTATGGTTAAACCTATCTTGTTCATTATTATATTCCTCTCTTATTATTGCTGTTCGTTAGCGAACCGGTTGTTTCTCGTTTACGCATGAGCGGTCTTCGCTTTTGATTTGCTTTCTTTGATTAAACTGAAGATAAATAAAGTGACGGACAGAACTATCACTCCTAACAACACTAGGCTAATCGGACGGTCTACAAAGATCCCAAGGTCACCATTAGATACGCCTAAAGCTTGCTTGCTGCGGGTCACAAAAACAGGCCCTAAAACTAGGCCAAGTATGATAGGTACTGCAGGGATATTTTCTCGTTTTAAAATGTAGCCAAAAATCGCAAAACCTAACGCTATCAGCGCATCAGAAAATTGATAGTTTTGGCTATAGCTGCCAATAAAACCGAGCACAAGGATAAGCGCACCGATAAAGCGGCCTCGAATACGAGTAAGATTTACTATCCATTTACTGGTAAATGTTAGGAACAAAAAGGCAACGATATTGATAAGGAACAGAGAGATATAGAGGCCGGATATAAACTCTGGTTTCTCCGCAAATAGTGTCGGTCCCGGTATGTAGTTGTGTACCATAAACACAGAGAGCAGCATCGCCATCAGTGCGTCAGCAGGGATCCCAAACGCCAACAACGGAATCATAACAGAGGCAGTAACCGCGTTATTAGATGTCTCCGATGCGATGAGTCCTTCTTTTGCACCCTGACCAAACTTTTCTGGATTTTTGGAAAACTTCTGCGCCAAAGTATAAGAGAAGAACTGAGATCCAAACTCCCCTACGCCGGGTAGCAACCCCATAACCACACCTAGAGCAGCAGAGCGTAGAACTGTCCATTTATATTTAAATACGGTGACCATTCCCGAAAAGCGGCCTTTTCCTTCATACTTCGTGACCTGTGAATCGTTCCCTTTTTGCGATAGAAGAACAAACGCTTGTGACATTGCGAAAAGACCAATTACGGTGGGCACCAACGGAATACCACCTAATAACCATTCTTGATCAAACGTATAGGTTAAGGTGTTGTAAGAGCGATCAATGCCGATTGAACCTAAAAAGATACCTAGTCCTAACATCATAGCGGCTGGAAAAGCTTGTCTGTAATGGGCCATCACAACAAAGATCATGCCCAGCGCGGCTAACATAGCAAACTCGGCAGACCCAAAGTGATTCGCGACTTGGGAAAGTACTGGCGCAAGTAGAACCAAAGAGAGTACGCTGATAATACCGCCTATAAATGACGAAGAGTACGCAATAGAAAGTGCCTTCTTGCCCTCTCCTCTTTGGGTCATTGGATAACCGTCATACGTCGTTAGCACTGCTACGGGTGTACCTGGCGTATTCATTAAGATAGCGGGGATCGCCCCGCCATACCACGCACCGCCATAAACTCCGAGTAATAAAGTAACACCCGGAAGGGGGTCTAACGTAAAAGTTAGAGGAAGCAAAATAGCGATCACTCCAGCAGGTTCTAGGCCCGGAATTGAGCCAATAGAAACCCCTAAGAGTGCACCACAAACAATCGCTAACATGACGTTGAATGTGGCGATTTCATTTATCCCAAGAAGTATAATATCCATATCTTTCTAATACTCGGTCGGTTTTATAAATACATATTTGCAAATTCGGAGAATTGCGCAGGCAGTAGAGAATAGAGCCAAACATCAGGCAACCAGAAATTAACCAGAACTCTAAATACCAGCACCATCACAACAACGGATACCGCTGAAATTGACACCCAAAACCGGGTAAACAAATTGCTTATCCAAAGCATGGTTAGGATAAAAATCAAACTAGACGGCGCAAATCCAATAACAGATAAACTACCGATGTACAGCATGAAAAATAGACTAATTATGATAGCGGTTCGGTACTTGCTGATAGCAGAGAATGCGAGTTCAACGGGGTTGATGCCCTTAAGACAGTGAATGTTCTTAGCCGTATTGAACAGCAAATAAATGCCACTAAAAGCTAAAATGATGTACAACCCGACAAAAGGAAACACAAAAGGTTGGGTATACCACCCATGGGCTTTTAGCACTTCTTTGGCCTGCATAGGTTGTAATAGAATCAGCATTAACGACCCCAAAAATGAGGATAGGTAAAAATAGTAATGAGACGATGACTGACTATCAGTGGACGTTTCATCCTTTACTTTATCGTTAGTTTTTTCTCTGATATCAATAGCCATAGATCCTCCTGCGAATTAGGACGAAATAGAATACTATTTCGTCCTTCTGACTTAATTCATGTATTCCAATAAACCTTGGGCACTAGCATAGTCGTCTGCAATCACTTGTTGAGCTTCATCACCGCCAATCCAGAATACGCTGGCGCCTGTGCTGGCACTTATTTCAGCAACACGGTCGGTAGCCAATGCAGCCTGAGCTATTTCAGCAATACGGTTTTTAATCTTCTGCGACGTTCCTTTCTTAACGAATAGACCGTTCCACGTTGTCTGAGCGATACCGGTTTGCTCCTCAAGTGTCGGGACATTTGGGCTAAGACTTAAACGTTCATGAGTAATAGACGCAATTATTTTTACATCACCAGACTTAAGACATGAAAGTATCGTCTGTGTAACGGTATTGATTACGGTTGCGTCACCATTTGCGAGCGTTGAACAATTGATCGAATCAAATGGTGCATTTGATGAGAACTTAAGGCCAATTTCATCTGCGGCTTTAAACGTAATCGCCGTTGGGAGTGCTTGATAACCAAAGTGAGCAAGAGAGACTGGATTCGATTTAGAAAATTCAGCTAACTCTTCCATATTGTTATAAGGCGCGTCAGCTTTGACCGCGATGACAAACGGGTAATCTAAAAATATTCCAACAGGGTCAAATGTATTTTGATCAAAAGGTGCATTGCCAGATAAGATTTGAGTCGTTAAAAGGTCCGCAACAAATGAACCAATCGTTAAACCATCGTTTCGAGCTCTAGAGACTTCAGAAGCACCGATAATACCGCCACCTCCCGGTTTATTGACTACGGTGGCTGGTTTGCCTGTTTCTTTCGACATCTCTTCAGCAATGATACGGGTAAGAATATCTTCGAGGTCGCCTGGAGGCCAAGGCACAATATATTTTACAGGCCTATTGGGGTAATCGGCTGCATTGACCATCATTGGTGTCAGCAGTATTGATAATATCATCCAGGTAAAAGTAACAATTTTTTTCATGATAATTCCTTATATTTATACATTCCTAAGTGCATTCTTTAGTTTGCCTTGTGACTCTTGGTACTGAGCAGAGGCACAATCAAGACTGGTACAACTGATTTTTGTAATACTTTGTGCGAAGTTGAGCCGAGAAATACCCTCGATAACGCACTCACTTCCCTATTCCCCATCACTATCATTCCAGCGTTGTATTGCTTAGAAGCATCGACGATGACTTCTTCAGGCGAACCAAATTGGATATGAATTGATAAGTGCGGAATCGCCTCTAATGTGGAAAATTCTGTTGTCACAAAACGATTGATTCTGTTTTTGACATTAGAAATTATCGACTCTTTATGCTGCACAGAATGACTCTGTTCGATATTTTTTGGCAAAAGAGAATGGGACGCGTCGGGAGTGATTTTGTTTACCTTATCGACAGCATGCACATAGATGATCTCTGCTTGATGCGAGATCGCCTCCTTCAATGCCACATGAAAAGCGGTTCGGCTGCCCTCACCAATATCTGATGCGTAAATAATGACGTTAATTTCATTGCTCATTGTGCGTTCCATCGTTAAATGACCGATTCATTACAGGCGATGTTAGGTAAGAAAGAAATCAACCATAAGGATGAAACGTTAAAATTATGTAACATGTTTACTTTTATTTTACATATCAACCTAACGGCTGATAGCCGCCTCGAAATGAGCGTGATTAGATAAATGGGTCTGAAGCACAATAAAAGGAATTAAGATGAGGCATTTAGATTCTCTTACTTATTATGCTGCTACCAAAAAATATGACCTAAGCTTTCCGAGATTGACAGAAGATCTTGAAGTAGACGTTGTCATTATTGGTGGCGGTTTTACGGGTGTTAACACCGCACTAGAGTTGGCGGAAAAAGGCATTACAAACACGGTAATTCTTGAAGGACGTTACCTTGGTTACGGAGGTACAGGTCGCAATGGTGGACAAATCATGGCGGGATTAGGCCATGACCTAGATACGGTAAAAAAACACGTTGGTCCGGAAGGGTTACAAGAACTGTTTAAGATAGGCAACCTTGGTGCTGCCATCATTAAGGCGCGAGTCGACAAATATAATATCGACGCCGATTTCCGTCACGGCTATGCCTATTTAGGCAGTAACTCCCGTCAAGAAAAGACGCTTCGTGCATGGGAGAAAGAGTTTACCTCTGTTTCCCCAAACGAAGATATCCAG
This portion of the Vibrio sp. VB16 genome encodes:
- a CDS encoding aldehyde dehydrogenase family protein — encoded protein: MNKIGLTINGCSVMGEMPSMNVLNPANETVAFNAPVASIAQLNTAVEASKNAFKSWSQLPQSTRDNYINEIANKIEKNAQILAETIVKEQGKPMSLAQMEVGGAIAWTRHSTSIEIPVEVYEDSPNKRIEGRRKAIGVVGSITPWNWPLMIAIWHIIPALRMGNTVINKPSELTPMNTLMLGELLQDVLPKGVFSVLSGEGSLGKAMSEHKGIEKIVFTGSTQTGQHIMKSAAGNLKRLTLELGGNDAGIVLPNADLDAIAEGIFGTSFINMGQTCAALKRLYVHKSQHDELCQLLAEIANKQVVGDGFEQTSTFGPVQNIKQLEKVMELVEDAKRDGATIYVGGTRLDKTGYFYPPTIVGNAANGMAIVEQEQFGPVLPVIPYSDVSEAVAMANDSEVGLGGSIWGDVDAALALSSQLECGSVWINGHAEVLPHAPFGGCKMSGFGVEFGLEGLLENSLLQVVNINK
- a CDS encoding tripartite tricarboxylate transporter permease produces the protein MDIILLGINEIATFNVMLAIVCGALLGVSIGSIPGLEPAGVIAILLPLTFTLDPLPGVTLLLGVYGGAWYGGAIPAILMNTPGTPVAVLTTYDGYPMTQRGEGKKALSIAYSSSFIGGIISVLSLVLLAPVLSQVANHFGSAEFAMLAALGMIFVVMAHYRQAFPAAMMLGLGIFLGSIGIDRSYNTLTYTFDQEWLLGGIPLVPTVIGLFAMSQAFVLLSQKGNDSQVTKYEGKGRFSGMVTVFKYKWTVLRSAALGVVMGLLPGVGEFGSQFFSYTLAQKFSKNPEKFGQGAKEGLIASETSNNAVTASVMIPLLAFGIPADALMAMLLSVFMVHNYIPGPTLFAEKPEFISGLYISLFLINIVAFLFLTFTSKWIVNLTRIRGRFIGALILVLGFIGSYSQNYQFSDALIALGFAIFGYILKRENIPAVPIILGLVLGPVFVTRSKQALGVSNGDLGIFVDRPISLVLLGVIVLSVTLFIFSLIKESKSKAKTAHA
- a CDS encoding tripartite tricarboxylate transporter substrate binding protein → MKKIVTFTWMILSILLTPMMVNAADYPNRPVKYIVPWPPGDLEDILTRIIAEEMSKETGKPATVVNKPGGGGIIGASEVSRARNDGLTIGSFVADLLTTQILSGNAPFDQNTFDPVGIFLDYPFVIAVKADAPYNNMEELAEFSKSNPVSLAHFGYQALPTAITFKAADEIGLKFSSNAPFDSINCSTLANGDATVINTVTQTILSCLKSGDVKIIASITHERLSLSPNVPTLEEQTGIAQTTWNGLFVKKGTSQKIKNRIAEIAQAALATDRVAEISASTGASVFWIGGDEAQQVIADDYASAQGLLEYMN
- a CDS encoding universal stress protein, translating into MSNEINVIIYASDIGEGSRTAFHVALKEAISHQAEIIYVHAVDKVNKITPDASHSLLPKNIEQSHSVQHKESIISNVKNRINRFVTTEFSTLEAIPHLSIHIQFGSPEEVIVDASKQYNAGMIVMGNREVSALSRVFLGSTSHKVLQKSVVPVLIVPLLSTKSHKAN